One genomic region from Evansella sp. LMS18 encodes:
- a CDS encoding alpha/beta fold hydrolase, which produces MSQDIDFQFTEPNGITLHTAVAGPEDGPLVILLHGFPEFWYGWRNQIEPLARAGYRVIVPDQRGYNLSDKPTGIENYTIDKLRDDIIGIIDAMGREKAAIIGHDWGGAVAWYLAATRPELVERLIAINIPHPEAMKKIMLRYPPQWLKSSYMAFFQLPQLPEAVLAGNNYRLMKQALLKTSKTEVFSDSDLEKYEEAWSQEGSITAMLNWYRAIRYGGLSAFDGEKIDVPVRIIWGMGDQFLSMKSAKASLEYCENGELIFAGEATHWVNHEQPSLVNKQIINFLSK; this is translated from the coding sequence ATGAGTCAGGACATTGATTTCCAATTCACAGAACCAAACGGCATTACACTTCACACCGCTGTTGCAGGGCCTGAAGATGGCCCCCTTGTTATCTTGCTTCACGGTTTTCCGGAGTTTTGGTACGGCTGGAGAAACCAGATTGAACCTCTTGCCCGTGCTGGATACAGAGTAATCGTCCCGGACCAGCGCGGTTACAATTTGAGCGACAAGCCGACGGGAATCGAAAACTATACGATTGATAAATTAAGAGATGACATTATTGGAATAATCGATGCCATGGGAAGAGAGAAAGCAGCCATCATCGGCCATGACTGGGGGGGGGCTGTTGCCTGGTACTTAGCTGCAACAAGGCCTGAACTTGTGGAAAGGCTGATCGCCATAAATATCCCTCACCCTGAAGCTATGAAAAAAATCATGTTAAGATACCCGCCGCAATGGCTTAAAAGCTCCTATATGGCGTTTTTCCAGCTGCCGCAATTACCTGAAGCGGTTTTAGCAGGGAATAACTACCGGCTTATGAAACAAGCACTTCTTAAAACTTCAAAAACAGAAGTTTTTTCCGACTCTGATCTGGAAAAGTATGAAGAAGCATGGTCACAGGAAGGTAGTATAACCGCGATGCTTAATTGGTACAGGGCAATCAGGTATGGAGGCCTAAGCGCTTTTGACGGGGAAAAAATTGATGTCCCTGTAAGGATTATCTGGGGTATGGGGGACCAATTCCTGAGCATGAAGTCTGCGAAAGCCAGTCTTGAATACTGCGAAAATGGGGAGCTTATTTTTGCAGGCGAAGCAACCCACTGGGTGAATCATGAACAACCATCTCTCGTTAACAAACAAATTATCAATTTTTTAAGCAAATAA